The Halichoerus grypus chromosome 14, mHalGry1.hap1.1, whole genome shotgun sequence genome contains a region encoding:
- the GALT gene encoding galactose-1-phosphate uridylyltransferase isoform X2: protein MGESPLCRVPEDPHPQHQHIRYNPLQDEWVLVSAHRMKRPWQGQVEPPLLKTVPRHDPHNPLCPGATRANGEVNPYYDGTFLFDNDFPALQPDAPNPGPSDHPLFQTEAARGVCKVMCFHPWSDVTLPLMSVPEIRTVIDAWAAVTEELGARYPWVQIFENKGAMMGCSNPHPHCQVWASSFLPDTAQREERSQQAYQSQHGEPLLMEYGHQELLRKERLVLTSEHWLVLVPFWAVWPFQTLLLPRRHVRRLPELTPAERDDLASIMKKLLTKYDNLFETSFPYSMGWHGAPTGSEAGANWDHWQLHAHYYPPLLRSATVRKFMVGYEMLAQAQRDLTPEQAAERLRAVPEVHYRLGQKDRETATIA, encoded by the exons ATGGGTGAGAGTCCGCTTTGTCGCGTTCCAGAAGATCCCCACCCAC AACATCAGCATATCCGCTACAACCCGCTACAAGATGAGTGGGTGCTGGTGTCAGCTCACCGCATGAAGCGGCCCTGGCAGGGGCAAGTAGAGCCCCCGCTCCTGAAGACAGTTCCCCGCCATGACCCCCACAACCCTCTGTGTCCCGGGGCCACACGGGCCAATGGAGAG GTGAATCCCTACTATGATGGCACCTTCCTGTTTGACAACGACTTCCCAGCTCTGCAGCCTGATGCCCCCAATCCAG GACCCAGTGATCATCCCCTTTTCCAAACAGAGGCTGCTCGAGGAGTTTG TAAGGTCATGTGCTTCCACCCCTGGTCGGATGTAACGCTGCCACTCATGTCAGTCCCTGAGATCCGAACTGTCATCGATGCATGGGCCGCAGTGACAGAGGAGCTGGGAGCCCGGTACCCTTGGGTGCAG ATCTTTGAAAACAAAGGAGCCATGATGGGCTGTTCCAacccccatccccactgccaG GTCTGGGCCAGTAGTTTTCTGCCAGATACTGCCCAGCGTGAGGAGCGATCTCAGCAGGCCTATCAGAGTCAACATGGAGAACCCTTGCTAATGGAATATGGCCACCAGGAGCTGCTCAGAAAG GAACGTCTGGTCTTAACCAGTGAGCACTGGTTAGTACTGGTCCCCTTTTGGGCAGTGTGGCCCTTCCAGACACTGCTGCTGCCCCGGAGGCATGTGCGACGCCTTCCTGAGCTGACCCCTGCTGAGCGTGATG ATCTAGCCTCTATCATGAAGAAGCTCTTGACCAAGTATGACAACCTATTTGAGACATCCTTTCCCTACTCCATGGGCTGGCACG GGGCTCCCACGGGATCAGAGGCTGGCGCCAACTGGGATCACTGGCAGCTGCATGCTCATTACTACCCTCCACTCCTGCGCTCTGCCACCGTCCGGAAATTCATGGTTGGCTATGAAATGCTTGCCCAGGCTCAGAGGGACCTCACCCCTGAGCAG GCTGCGGAGAGACTAAGGGCCGTTCCTGAGGTTCATTACCGCCTGGGGCAGAAGGATAGGGAGACAGCAACCATCGCCTGA
- the GALT gene encoding galactose-1-phosphate uridylyltransferase isoform X1: MSRSGSTPEQRQQAPEADATATTFRASEHQHIRYNPLQDEWVLVSAHRMKRPWQGQVEPPLLKTVPRHDPHNPLCPGATRANGEVNPYYDGTFLFDNDFPALQPDAPNPGPSDHPLFQTEAARGVCKVMCFHPWSDVTLPLMSVPEIRTVIDAWAAVTEELGARYPWVQIFENKGAMMGCSNPHPHCQVWASSFLPDTAQREERSQQAYQSQHGEPLLMEYGHQELLRKERLVLTSEHWLVLVPFWAVWPFQTLLLPRRHVRRLPELTPAERDDLASIMKKLLTKYDNLFETSFPYSMGWHGAPTGSEAGANWDHWQLHAHYYPPLLRSATVRKFMVGYEMLAQAQRDLTPEQAAERLRAVPEVHYRLGQKDRETATIA, encoded by the exons ATGTCGCGCAGCGGATCAACCCCTGAGCAGCGCCAGCAGGCGCCAGAGGCAGACGCCACGGCCACAACCTTCCGGGCGAGCG AACATCAGCATATCCGCTACAACCCGCTACAAGATGAGTGGGTGCTGGTGTCAGCTCACCGCATGAAGCGGCCCTGGCAGGGGCAAGTAGAGCCCCCGCTCCTGAAGACAGTTCCCCGCCATGACCCCCACAACCCTCTGTGTCCCGGGGCCACACGGGCCAATGGAGAG GTGAATCCCTACTATGATGGCACCTTCCTGTTTGACAACGACTTCCCAGCTCTGCAGCCTGATGCCCCCAATCCAG GACCCAGTGATCATCCCCTTTTCCAAACAGAGGCTGCTCGAGGAGTTTG TAAGGTCATGTGCTTCCACCCCTGGTCGGATGTAACGCTGCCACTCATGTCAGTCCCTGAGATCCGAACTGTCATCGATGCATGGGCCGCAGTGACAGAGGAGCTGGGAGCCCGGTACCCTTGGGTGCAG ATCTTTGAAAACAAAGGAGCCATGATGGGCTGTTCCAacccccatccccactgccaG GTCTGGGCCAGTAGTTTTCTGCCAGATACTGCCCAGCGTGAGGAGCGATCTCAGCAGGCCTATCAGAGTCAACATGGAGAACCCTTGCTAATGGAATATGGCCACCAGGAGCTGCTCAGAAAG GAACGTCTGGTCTTAACCAGTGAGCACTGGTTAGTACTGGTCCCCTTTTGGGCAGTGTGGCCCTTCCAGACACTGCTGCTGCCCCGGAGGCATGTGCGACGCCTTCCTGAGCTGACCCCTGCTGAGCGTGATG ATCTAGCCTCTATCATGAAGAAGCTCTTGACCAAGTATGACAACCTATTTGAGACATCCTTTCCCTACTCCATGGGCTGGCACG GGGCTCCCACGGGATCAGAGGCTGGCGCCAACTGGGATCACTGGCAGCTGCATGCTCATTACTACCCTCCACTCCTGCGCTCTGCCACCGTCCGGAAATTCATGGTTGGCTATGAAATGCTTGCCCAGGCTCAGAGGGACCTCACCCCTGAGCAG GCTGCGGAGAGACTAAGGGCCGTTCCTGAGGTTCATTACCGCCTGGGGCAGAAGGATAGGGAGACAGCAACCATCGCCTGA
- the GALT gene encoding galactose-1-phosphate uridylyltransferase isoform X3 produces MSRSGSTPEQRQQAPEADATATTFRASEHQHIRYNPLQDEWVLVSAHRMKRPWQGQVEPPLLKTVPRHDPHNPLCPGATRANGEVNPYYDGTFLFDNDFPALQPDAPNPGPSDHPLFQTEAARGVCKVMCFHPWSDVTLPLMSVPEIRTVIDAWAAVTEELGARYPWVQIFENKGAMMGCSNPHPHCQVWASSFLPDTAQREERSQQAYQSQHGEPLLMEYGHQELLRKERLVLTSEHWLVLVPFWAVWPFQTLLLPRRHVRRLPELTPAERDGAPTGSEAGANWDHWQLHAHYYPPLLRSATVRKFMVGYEMLAQAQRDLTPEQAAERLRAVPEVHYRLGQKDRETATIA; encoded by the exons ATGTCGCGCAGCGGATCAACCCCTGAGCAGCGCCAGCAGGCGCCAGAGGCAGACGCCACGGCCACAACCTTCCGGGCGAGCG AACATCAGCATATCCGCTACAACCCGCTACAAGATGAGTGGGTGCTGGTGTCAGCTCACCGCATGAAGCGGCCCTGGCAGGGGCAAGTAGAGCCCCCGCTCCTGAAGACAGTTCCCCGCCATGACCCCCACAACCCTCTGTGTCCCGGGGCCACACGGGCCAATGGAGAG GTGAATCCCTACTATGATGGCACCTTCCTGTTTGACAACGACTTCCCAGCTCTGCAGCCTGATGCCCCCAATCCAG GACCCAGTGATCATCCCCTTTTCCAAACAGAGGCTGCTCGAGGAGTTTG TAAGGTCATGTGCTTCCACCCCTGGTCGGATGTAACGCTGCCACTCATGTCAGTCCCTGAGATCCGAACTGTCATCGATGCATGGGCCGCAGTGACAGAGGAGCTGGGAGCCCGGTACCCTTGGGTGCAG ATCTTTGAAAACAAAGGAGCCATGATGGGCTGTTCCAacccccatccccactgccaG GTCTGGGCCAGTAGTTTTCTGCCAGATACTGCCCAGCGTGAGGAGCGATCTCAGCAGGCCTATCAGAGTCAACATGGAGAACCCTTGCTAATGGAATATGGCCACCAGGAGCTGCTCAGAAAG GAACGTCTGGTCTTAACCAGTGAGCACTGGTTAGTACTGGTCCCCTTTTGGGCAGTGTGGCCCTTCCAGACACTGCTGCTGCCCCGGAGGCATGTGCGACGCCTTCCTGAGCTGACCCCTGCTGAGCGTGATG GGGCTCCCACGGGATCAGAGGCTGGCGCCAACTGGGATCACTGGCAGCTGCATGCTCATTACTACCCTCCACTCCTGCGCTCTGCCACCGTCCGGAAATTCATGGTTGGCTATGAAATGCTTGCCCAGGCTCAGAGGGACCTCACCCCTGAGCAG GCTGCGGAGAGACTAAGGGCCGTTCCTGAGGTTCATTACCGCCTGGGGCAGAAGGATAGGGAGACAGCAACCATCGCCTGA
- the GALT gene encoding galactose-1-phosphate uridylyltransferase isoform X4, whose product MTPTTLCVPGPHGPMESKVMCFHPWSDVTLPLMSVPEIRTVIDAWAAVTEELGARYPWVQIFENKGAMMGCSNPHPHCQVWASSFLPDTAQREERSQQAYQSQHGEPLLMEYGHQELLRKERLVLTSEHWLVLVPFWAVWPFQTLLLPRRHVRRLPELTPAERDDLASIMKKLLTKYDNLFETSFPYSMGWHGAPTGSEAGANWDHWQLHAHYYPPLLRSATVRKFMVGYEMLAQAQRDLTPEQAAERLRAVPEVHYRLGQKDRETATIA is encoded by the exons ATGACCCCCACAACCCTCTGTGTCCCGGGGCCACACGGGCCAATGGAGAG TAAGGTCATGTGCTTCCACCCCTGGTCGGATGTAACGCTGCCACTCATGTCAGTCCCTGAGATCCGAACTGTCATCGATGCATGGGCCGCAGTGACAGAGGAGCTGGGAGCCCGGTACCCTTGGGTGCAG ATCTTTGAAAACAAAGGAGCCATGATGGGCTGTTCCAacccccatccccactgccaG GTCTGGGCCAGTAGTTTTCTGCCAGATACTGCCCAGCGTGAGGAGCGATCTCAGCAGGCCTATCAGAGTCAACATGGAGAACCCTTGCTAATGGAATATGGCCACCAGGAGCTGCTCAGAAAG GAACGTCTGGTCTTAACCAGTGAGCACTGGTTAGTACTGGTCCCCTTTTGGGCAGTGTGGCCCTTCCAGACACTGCTGCTGCCCCGGAGGCATGTGCGACGCCTTCCTGAGCTGACCCCTGCTGAGCGTGATG ATCTAGCCTCTATCATGAAGAAGCTCTTGACCAAGTATGACAACCTATTTGAGACATCCTTTCCCTACTCCATGGGCTGGCACG GGGCTCCCACGGGATCAGAGGCTGGCGCCAACTGGGATCACTGGCAGCTGCATGCTCATTACTACCCTCCACTCCTGCGCTCTGCCACCGTCCGGAAATTCATGGTTGGCTATGAAATGCTTGCCCAGGCTCAGAGGGACCTCACCCCTGAGCAG GCTGCGGAGAGACTAAGGGCCGTTCCTGAGGTTCATTACCGCCTGGGGCAGAAGGATAGGGAGACAGCAACCATCGCCTGA